The following DNA comes from Anopheles coustani chromosome 2, idAnoCousDA_361_x.2, whole genome shotgun sequence.
ttattttattggatTTTGCTACTTCTTTCACTGTAACGTGTTTTTCGCATATGCTAGTACAATTTGTGGTGTTGCTAAACTTGTCTTATTTTCCATTGTTCGGTTCAATGTTTCCCCTTCAGTTTGAAACCCCTTGTTTGTAGGAGAAAAAATTCCCACATACAATTTAGAATCTGTCAACGTGTGTTAACTTATCATCTGATGGCCAATCGCCATTCGCCCCTTGTTTAGTGTATTAACAATTTCGTACATCTAATTTTTGGTTAAACCGAGAATGCCGAATCAAGAACTTCGATGCGTCTGTCTTTAACATTATCCTTTTCGAAATTTCCACCCTTCTACATCAGAACACGAAAACGAAGTTGGCCTTACCCCATCCTAAAGCTGGTTCGTATATTTTTGTCcaatttactttaaaaaacaattcttCCCCAATTCGCTCGATCGAACGAGAACAGTTATCTTTGTAACATTAATTTCGAACAATAAACACCTAAGGCAAGGAACAGTCACGAATGCACATTCAAAGATCTACCCTAGTTAATCTAGCTTCATTATACCGAAAACTATTTGTTTGCTGGAAACGGTGTGAGTTGACCAATAAGCCAGCCCATTTTAAACCGAAGCAACATTCACCTAACGTTAGCTGACGAACGCTTCAAGAGACTAGTAAACTCAAATTACCATGGCAACGAAACTAGTTACCACTAGTTTCAAAACTAGCGTTAAGTGAAAGGTGCATCGTTTAACTCGGTTTTTAAAAGAGAAACTGCATTTAAAGAGTGGTTTAGCTTGCTAGTTGAATGAACGAAAACAAGACACgaaactttttttgaaaacaataatcattgcacaatttgtttgcttctagCGGGTACAATTTGTTACAACAGCTACTAGCAGTTTATCACTAATTTGGGTTTAACTTGATTTTCTTTACAATTTATCTTACCACATTCCTACAGCTTGTGACTAACGAATACacacttacgatatacataaCTTAACTAGGACAAAGATGACAAAATAAAGCATACAAAAGGGAACGGCGTAATAGATATATGTATAAGAAAGGGAGAAAAGGTATAGGAATTCCTCGCTTCGTCTAGTACTCCGGTTCAAAAAGGGTTTAcaggtggttgggaaattaGTAAATTTGGGTTAGTGGCTTTCAACAAAGATTAtcactttcttccttctttgcTACGAGCATGATCACGTTATGGAAAAGGGGGTTCTTCATCGAGGGGGAGGGGTTCAGTCtatacggtttttgtttaattaataTCGACGCGGCTACAACACCGGTTGCTTCTTGTGCACCTGCTAAAACACCTTCCGGAACAACCGTCTGATGCTACCCCGGCTGCCGCCGGTTGTCTTCCGTTCCAGCCCACCTCCGTTGCTACCTCCGCCGTTGGTCGGTAGATCGCCATtgaacgaaacggaaagctTCACCGGAGTTGGCTGTTCCTCTATCAGCGAACCACCGGTCACTGCGGGAGGACTTTCCGACTTTGCCTTCAGCCGCTCCCGCCGGGCCTGGTGCTTAGAGGACAACGACGAGGAGGAGAAAGTGGACGCATCCTGCTGACTAGATGATGCGGTCGATGGTGACGGACCTTGCTTACGGTTTTCCGACCACCACCGGTACCAGCTGTCTTTTCTGTCGCCGTCACCGCTGTCCGCTCCTGCCGACGGTGCGCCATTGGCCACGGTGGAATGCTGCCCAGCGCTGGAACTGCCGCTTATGTTAGAACTATTACTGCTATTACTACTAGTGTTGCTGCTATTGCTGCTACTGCTACCCCCGGGAGCATTGATATCCCCGTTGGAGGAGCCTTTCTTCGACGATCGTCTTTTCGAACCGAGACTCGATCGTAAGAGTGACGTTTTAAAGAAAGCCGGCGACGAAAGGCGACGAGATGAagattttttcgtttgttgcaccaCGCTATTGTTCGCGGAGTCCGTCGGTAGTGGTGAAACGTCCTCGGTAGTTTCACTTCCATTAGTCAAGCGACCACTACCGTCCACCATTTCTTCCCGTAACGCAGCAATCGCTCCCGACGATACGGTCGAACCGGGCATAAACTCATCGTACGAAAGGTCGCTCGCCGTGGGAATGATAAACTCATCGTTATCCTCCAGATATGGTAGCTCATCGATTCGATTGCTATGGTCCGGCGTTTGGGACGCGTGCCCCCCACCATCGGAGGAACCAGTTCCATTCACCAACCGGAACCGTTGCTCTTGGGGTTCAATCATCGACGTAGAACGTTTTGGGAGCTCGTATCGTGGTCCCCCAGACACGGCCGAATTTGCCGATGGAGTAGACGTTGCCACATTCCCCACCGTGACTATCATCGATGGGGCGGACACTTTCCGGTGTTtatgtttcgattttttccgCTCCACTGTCATCGGACCAATGGGACGTGGTTCCTTAACGCCCTCACTACCATCATCTATGAGAAGGTTCATGTAAGTTCCACTGATGTTGAGTGCCTCCTCACTTGGTCGCTTTATACGCAACCGCGCGGGAGACATCGATGAACCACCGGTGGATGGTTCGGCCGTCGCAATAATGACTCCAGAGGAACTGCTTACACAACTGATGGATCCATCACCCGCACCACCACCGGTAACattccctcctcctcccgccACCGGCATGCCATCGATCGACTTACGACGCAACATTCGACCACGGATTGGCCTCGCATCCGAGCCAACCTGTGCCAACTCACGATCAATAACGCTCTGTGGGAGCGGAGCCGGTCGCTGGCTGCTCGCTCCAACCGATGTACTTGCCCTTCGCCCACTCGACGCCAACACGGAACGTACGAACAGGATAAGAGTGAGAAGCAACACCACGACGACACCGAGCACCGCTAGTACCACGTTGCGCCAGTCGACCACCATCGTCTGGAACTCGAACAGATCGCGCCGCAACTGATCGTTCACCTCTCGCAGCGATGTTTCGCTTTCGCGCATCTTCCGGTTCTGCTCCTCAATCTCATGCAGCGTCTTGGCATACGAATGTTGCAGTTCTTCCACCTGCTTCCGGTAACGGCGACTAAGCTCCTCCAGGTACTGCCCTGAGAGGCTCATATTTCTTTCGAGGGCCTACAAcgaaaaacaatggaaaacaacAGGACACTATTAGCACAATTCCAACGGTTATGGAACGGAGAAAAAGCAGATGGAAGGTAATGTATGCTAAAGTCGTGTTTATAGACGTGTGTTTACTTGGCTAGGTCACATGCTCATTGCACCGAGCTTAATGGTTTAATTGGAGGgcattttatgtttcaaatggaagaattttaatcaaactaGCTTACATGGGCTGCAGACTGCAGTAtacattttatatttcatttttttcatgtaCCCATCCAAGTGTGCTAGTTACTATAGCAATCAATGCTATGCAATTGGGTACgctgtttgaaaatgttttccaaagttGTGTTTCACAGTGAAACTTTCACTACAGTGGACAATCGTTCATAGTAAATCCGAGCTCACAAAATAAGAACGAAACGCATCATGTCGGACGGTGGAGGGCTAAATTCTTTTACACAATTCACTAAGATAGAAAAGATACAGATCGATATATAGTTTAATAAGAAACAAGGATGAGCAAAAGTCGGAAACAAACGTTAATCTGTTCAACGCGAAACGCGGTACAAGGAAGGAATATTCCCTTCACCTTATTATGTTTGTGATGGATCTGCAATGTGTTGAGCAAAAGTGCCTGGACTTACCTTTATGCGATTGGAAAGCCGAAGGAAAACACTTTCCGGTTGCACTTTTTGTGTATTCGATGTCGTTCCGTGACCGTTGTTCGATCCCGTGCCAACCATTGATCCACCGGCTCCAGACGGTGCACCAATACCACCTCCAATAGGGATTCCCTCGGTTTCGTCGATCGTTTCCcagtgttgatgatgatgatcttctttttctcgttcctgctgttgctgctgctgctggtcttGATGTTGTCCTGTTGTCGCAGTAGCTGATGGCAAATTCTGACCCGGTTCATCACCTCCTCCTGCCCCATCTAACGAGGGAGGAGGTTCGGTCGCAACATTAAACATATTCACGTCTTCCTTCGGAGGGAGCGTATTCTGTGACGGACTACTATCATCCGGATCTACTGTCTCTCCCTCGAAGGAAATTTCCCCTCGCTGTTCCTGTTGCTCCTGCTGTCCTACTTGTCGTCCATTATCGTTCGAATGTTGTGGTGGAATGTCTCTCCCAGCGGTTTCTCTTTCACCGACTGGCAACTCCCGATGAGCCTGATGTTCTTCTCCTTGCGATCCTCCTCCGTCGCCTTTTACATCCGGCGACGTTCTTGGGTTCGCCGGTATCAACTTCAGATTGTAGGCAACCACGTTGCAAAGCCCAGCGACCAGCTCGTCCGGTAGCAGATTGAGCACACTGTAGCGCATATTTAAGCACACTGCCGGTTCCCCCTCATCACCGGCACCGGTGTAGTCGGTTTTTCGCGGCAAGTTAAACCCTAACACGTTGGCACATAGAAAATGCTGGGCGGAATCGAACGACCGTCCGATTCGCACGATCCCTAGTAGACTAGTGAGAAGATTGTGTTTGCAATTCATCGTGGACTCGAGCCGAGCCCGGAAACGGTCGGTACAATTAACGCAACGTATCGTATAAGCTAGTGTAACGCAGGACATCGTTGTcgacggcgatgatgatgatgataaagatgttggtggtgatgatgttgttgttgttggggaTGCTCCCGGCTGTAGAACTGTGCCACGAGCGAACGAAAGGTCACTACCACCGCCTTCCGCCGTACCGTTCGATAAGTCATTGCTATCGTTGCCGGTTTTCCCGAGCGCTTCGGCCGCCTTCTTTACCATGCTCATCACTACCTCGCCGGCTGATTTGAGGAGATTATTTGGGTGTTTACCTCccgttttctttccattgcCATCCACCGGTCCACCGGTACCCGGTTCAGTCAGCAACAGATCATCGTCACGAAGGGAACCCTCGATTCCAACTTCATTCTTCATCGGCAACGGTTCCTTGTGTTCACTTTGGAATCCGTCAAGTATAATTTCCCTGTCTACTAATGGAGCCATCGCTTCAtcctcttcatcatcatcatcatcatctggcTGCAGGGGAGTGTTGTCCGTTTCGAACGCCTCAAACTCAGACGTACCATACACACGGAACAGCGATACCGGACAAAAATGCTCCTGATTGTAGTGCGAAAGGATCTCGACGCGAACGAACTTTCCGAACAGATGGGGATGGAGCATGAAACTCTGTACGTCCCGTTCATCCTTCGCAGTAAACTGACCCACGTTGGCCCAGTCCCGCGTAGGGAATCGATTGCTAACCGACACGCTAAACTCCTTCGGAGACGACGAGAACAGTTCGAAGTTTGCCAGCTCGATGCGTTCGGCCTGGACCGGTTCACACAGTTCCACCACGAACCAAATCTTGCTGGTGCACGGATTAAGCAGATACTCGTCCTTCGGTGCCGTCAGCACAGAGCCCGTGCTCTGTGCTTCCGGGTTCGATGCGATGATCTTTGCGCCACACTCGGGTGCTGCGTAGTTTTTCGCGCGAAGCTTCATCGGGCCACCGGTCTTGCTGCCGGCCGGTTTGGTTCCTTTCTTCATCGCCGACGCGTTCACAACCTCGCCCAGCTTCTTCTCCGCCTCGGCCATCTGCTTTTGGGCCCATTCGCTAAACACCGGCATCGGGTTCTCTTCGGTAAGATTCACCTCCAGTGGCTTCAGTTCCACCGTATTGCTGCTTCCGCCGTCACCGCCTGTGGGTCCCTGTCCGTGGGTAGTCTGCTTTCCATCGTCCATCGGGACCATCACCAGGGACGGTTGCTCGTGCTCTTCCGGGATGGCGGAAGGTTGAATCTCACGATGGAACGTAGCGCTATCCTCCGCCTCGGCCGTTCCATTGTAGCTGCCATCCTGTTCGTCCCGATCGGTGGCATCGATGATGGTGCTGCTATctggctgttgttgttgttgttgttgttgttgtggttgttgctTTTGCCGCGCCTGTTCATCGTCTGCTTGTAACGAAATTCCCCCCGGTGGGACGTTGAGAACGTTGTTGTGGGAAAGATTCTTCAGCGTAGCCTCTAGGTTCTCCTCCAGTTTGCTCTCGATGTTGTTCAGCTCGCGGTGCTGGTTGTCCACCAGCGTTATGACCGACGGTGGACCTGGAATGTCTTGTAACCTAAAACGATCAAGAGGGAGCGAAACAAACGTACATGAGTTGAATTGTATTGCACGATCGAAGTGAGAAATAAAAgttattaattgaaaaataggtaaaattaatattttaattgcaCGTAATACAAGAATATGTGAAACAtcaattttttcaaacaacggCTCCGGCGTCCAGGAAGCTGATCACCAGTTTCTCATTCTTCTCCCCAATTCGTCAAATGTCAATAATTCTTGTTCCGCTAGACTCCGTTGAGCTTCTCTCGCCAAGGAGATGCAATCGGATACAACGACAGGAACTACCGGTGCGTAAAGGAATGCAAATGAACGAAATCGAAAGCCACCTATTCCTTCCGCCAACACACGTGCGATGACACGCGATAAGCTGCGCTAAACCTAGCGAAGGGACGAGTGTGGTGTTTACTATCAAGCACGATCTATTGACGAAGCGTAACCTTCCCAACAGTGCAATGCCATTCCAGGGACACCGAGATAATAATATCCACCGTGGGTGTTAAGCGGAGAAAACTGGCGCTTTCGTGAGCATCCAACCAAACAACCAACCAATACTTCCTGCTCGGTTTGTTTCACTCGGACCGAATACTATTTTTAATCATTCCGTTACTAAACAACTGccccctcttccctccctcTGCCAACGGTCATAATGACCATAACTGTCACCGCTGTCAGGGAAAATAATATGTTACCCGAAGACACTGAAACACGCGGAATATGCGTTTGAATGTCTATCTCATCCATCAtaggaaagtgaaacaaaatgtgtAAAGGAGGTGTGGAAAGTATGTTCACATTTTCGCAGTATTACACTGCCGTTCAAGTGCAAGGTTGGCCATCCGGGCACCGGTGCCGGTAAGTATACGGAAAGTATTTCGCCGGAGCCATTTAACATTGAGGTTTGCGTACAgtaaaactttattttcattctatATTTCAAATCATAACTATATCGATAGACTTCAGATTATCAAGATTGACTATACGTGGTCGTTTTAGCTTTATTTTTTGCCTGTTTTTCTGTCCTACAGCCATGTAGTGGCTCGATTATGAATCACAAATCATAATATATCACTTCCGTAAGCTCTATGCTTTCCTATTGCAACTTCAGTACCTTCCCAATCAGCCttacacaaaaacaaattaaaagtgCGTCTATGTACGATGTTTTTTAACAAACTTCTTTGCCAGTATCAATTTGAGCAGTTTTGTTAAACTTATGCAAATTTTTCGGATTATCACGTTTACCGTGGATAATCGGAAAGCTGCAGTAACTAAACACAGTAATAAAAACCAATGTATGCTCGTTTCtgcataatttaattataaacatGTTCTTCTACATCGTATCGTAAATACGTAAATGTCGTAAATTTAGTCCTGAGCCTAGCAGCTACTCTGCTTTTTTAAAACCTTCGAAAACTGTACAACAATAGCTGGGATGTAAGCTTGTAATTCTTATGTTTTACACTTCGTGCTTTTGTGCTTTACCTCTTTATGGGTTGAGCTTATTATattgcttcttcttctcttggtcatgcctgcctgttaagggcttacgagacttgtttccctgttgtacgtggatagtcagtcctctcgtacaggggagggtccggtttcggttgggattcgaaccctaTTGTATTGCTCTACACATTGAATATGATTCCTATTACGGGATTCTATTATTTcctgttttttgttgcttccctTAAGCACTTACCCATCGTGGTAGAGACTGGAGATGGCCAATATCTGCGAGAACAGGGCAACCCAGCAGACCGTCAGCAGCACGGTCAGCTTGCGCATTCTGCTAACATGCCCACAGATTGCGCACACCAGCTTCATCGAGAGCTGCCATTTGATGTAGCAAAACGCGACCACGTACAGATTGACCACCATGTACACATCGACCGACGGCCACTGGGGCATCGATGGGGGCAGCGTGAAGGTTCGTCCAGGTACCCTCACAGTGAGATGCGAAAGTTTAGTCCGAGAAAAAATAGtggcacacatacgcacacaaaTCGGCACACAAACGCTTTGGAGACGATCCGATCCCTTTGGAGTCTCTCTTAACGGGGCATCATTGTAGCCGACAGGGAGCAAAGTGGCGCTCTGCTAATAAACTGGTGTCCTGTGTCCCGGTGTTTTGCTTCTCACAAAATATCACCACCGATCGTTCATGATAACGAGCACTTTTCATAATCCATCACAgccggaaaaagaaaagtctgCCATTCTTCGGTAGCTGCCAATTTGTGGCTTACTGACGCACGATGAAAGCGAAGGATCCTCGCGTCGGATGCAACTGGAAGATGACGCTTGTTGTGCAAAACTGAGGGAAACCAAAATGACGTGCCTGTGTGCTAAACCTTCGAGTACGTTCGCGACCTTCCCGCGCTATCATCGCACAGCAAACCGCCtggaaatgaatttttaaatgagtaaaaaataaacaaagcactTCGAATGCCTCCTCGGTTAAACCGGAGCTCGCGGTTCAGTGGAACGGAACTCTGGTGTGCTCCGGCGCGTAACCGGTGTGTGTAAATGATAACGATTGTCCCCGCCGGGACGCGAGTTGAAAGTGTTCCTAAGCGTCACGCGGttagttgttttccttttctttgcacCGCACACAAAATTTCACAACAGCTTGTTCTAGTTTATCGCAAAATTACCATACACAACAGGAAAGTAAAGGTACatctcgaaaaaaaacaacagtccCCTGATAATGACGACGATTTATGGTGGAAACGCTCACCGGAAAATGTGTActatttccataaaattgcCACGTGATTTGCAGGAAATGCGAGTGCATCGACGATACGGACGTGTGAAACGTTCCGGATGGAGCTTTTGGAGCTCGGTAACATTAAACCACTAACGTATGTGCCTAATCTCTAAAAAAAAGTGACTATCATATGCCCCTATCTTCGGTAGAATGAGCTCATGTAACCTAGGTTACATTCTTTCCCAGCACCGCACGCGATCTGCACGATCTTCCCCGGTCAGGCCCGCGGCCATAATTAAGAGACAGTTGAAGTGGTTGTAAAACGTGCCCAACGTGTCGCGATAATTCGATATTTACCTTCTCCACCCTGACGTATCCTATGACGGGcacaattttcaaacaattaacTTTCTGACCAAACGTTTTGCCGGACCGGTGAGGAACGCGGAACGCTGGTTGGTTGAAAAAATTATCTCTCCAGCCGGCAGCGCCATGCACTTCAAAAGGAAACGTGCAATAGAGGGATTTTATTACAGACTAGACCAAACCACCGCAACAACAATCTTTGTCGTATGGGAATCAGATAACGTGGCCCAGGTTTCCTATTTCAGGAAGTGGCATTGGAATATACTGACGTCAATTTCCGCGAGAGCTTTGCCCTGGAAACGGTATACCGCCAAGTGCTAATCGCTCCAATCGacgatgttttgtttgatcgAGCAAAATGTCAGTATGCAAAATACGTAACAAAATAGGGCAGTATAGATGTTTAAGAAAACGTTCAGGATACAGTTCTACTGAACAGGAAGCACTTGCTCGCTTTGTCAATCGATGCATTAGATCAGGgttcggcaaagtccggcccgtaagaaaatttcaTCTCAATTCTTGTCGAATTTGTTCACAATATCACTTAAGTTTTTTCTTGAGGAaacgtaaattaaaaatttaaacaatatcAGACGCCCTTCGCGTCTATTTTTAATACACTTTTCCGATCGCATCTTTATAATTGGACGCGCTTAAATTACCTAACCTTGTAAATCTCGTCCAGAATCCAACGtgtttcattgaaaaaaacgCTTAATATCCCTTTTGAAAAGTTTACTACATCGTTCAATTTATGACCCCTTTCGGGAAACGTATGCTTAACCCCTGTATTAGATGGCATAAtcctttttaacttttttttccttttttttgataaggtaaaacataaataagtTGTTCCACTTTCTCTACTCAGTTGTATTTCATGATACTGTACGTGAACACGCCCCGTAATAGAACAGAAAG
Coding sequences within:
- the LOC131262325 gene encoding uncharacterized protein LOC131262325, whose protein sequence is MKPSLRYTYCTLLLVFLVSSCTLFIIVASETLKPTADDHSQHLHHHNHHKHQEQHHGAPSMPHPARIPDGSLTVGAKQRAGSDLLRDGSAEYEGNTNHNSLADGVLREKGQSRQQVESHSGEPPNSRANVRPLKRPSPGGKITSKKDILTEKPSPQPEEPPDLKDVIFLDTISKNVGVTNSGLQDIPGPPSVITLVDNQHRELNNIESKLEENLEATLKNLSHNNVLNVPPGGISLQADDEQARQKQQPQQQQQQQQQPDSSTIIDATDRDEQDGSYNGTAEAEDSATFHREIQPSAIPEEHEQPSLVMVPMDDGKQTTHGQGPTGGDGGSSNTVELKPLEVNLTEENPMPVFSEWAQKQMAEAEKKLGEVVNASAMKKGTKPAGSKTGGPMKLRAKNYAAPECGAKIIASNPEAQSTGSVLTAPKDEYLLNPCTSKIWFVVELCEPVQAERIELANFELFSSSPKEFSVSVSNRFPTRDWANVGQFTAKDERDVQSFMLHPHLFGKFVRVEILSHYNQEHFCPVSLFRVYGTSEFEAFETDNTPLQPDDDDDDEEDEAMAPLVDREIILDGFQSEHKEPLPMKNEVGIEGSLRDDDLLLTEPGTGGPVDGNGKKTGGKHPNNLLKSAGEVVMSMVKKAAEALGKTGNDSNDLSNGTAEGGGSDLSFARGTVLQPGASPTTTTSSPPTSLSSSSSPSTTMSCVTLAYTIRCVNCTDRFRARLESTMNCKHNLLTSLLGIVRIGRSFDSAQHFLCANVLGFNLPRKTDYTGAGDEGEPAVCLNMRYSVLNLLPDELVAGLCNVVAYNLKLIPANPRTSPDVKGDGGGSQGEEHQAHRELPVGERETAGRDIPPQHSNDNGRQVGQQEQQEQRGEISFEGETVDPDDSSPSQNTLPPKEDVNMFNVATEPPPSLDGAGGGDEPGQNLPSATATTGQHQDQQQQQQQEREKEDHHHQHWETIDETEGIPIGGGIGAPSGAGGSMVGTGSNNGHGTTSNTQKVQPESVFLRLSNRIKALERNMSLSGQYLEELSRRYRKQVEELQHSYAKTLHEIEEQNRKMRESETSLREVNDQLRRDLFEFQTMVVDWRNVVLAVLGVVVVLLLTLILFVRSVLASSGRRASTSVGASSQRPAPLPQSVIDRELAQVGSDARPIRGRMLRRKSIDGMPVAGGGGNVTGGGAGDGSISCVSSSSGVIIATAEPSTGGSSMSPARLRIKRPSEEALNISGTYMNLLIDDGSEGVKEPRPIGPMTVERKKSKHKHRKVSAPSMIVTVGNVATSTPSANSAVSGGPRYELPKRSTSMIEPQEQRFRLVNGTGSSDGGGHASQTPDHSNRIDELPYLEDNDEFIIPTASDLSYDEFMPGSTVSSGAIAALREEMVDGSGRLTNGSETTEDVSPLPTDSANNSVVQQTKKSSSRRLSSPAFFKTSLLRSSLGSKRRSSKKGSSNGDINAPGGSSSSNSSNTSSNSSNSSNISGSSSAGQHSTVANGAPSAGADSGDGDRKDSWYRWWSENRKQGPSPSTASSSQQDASTFSSSSLSSKHQARRERLKAKSESPPAVTGGSLIEEQPTPVKLSVSFNGDLPTNGGGSNGGGLERKTTGGSRGSIRRLFRKVF